A genomic segment from Marinitoga sp. 1197 encodes:
- a CDS encoding bifunctional 5,10-methylenetetrahydrofolate dehydrogenase/5,10-methenyltetrahydrofolate cyclohydrolase, producing the protein MDFENKLFDIAYLIRTFDEPIFKKNIELYKKNNIIPQLTCILTSDDAGSISYAKGIKNICKKYNINFVLDNVSSKLELEKKIMYYNNDNNTHGIIVMYPTPFNIKDTYFMNLVSIEKDVEGLNHEYMGYLVQHEFYSDNENLRKLVIPPTAKGILYVLKRNYLVYENHFKINGIYPDNLFENPFKLEGKKIVVINDSLAVGRSLALMMLNENASVRVCQKYTDYEDIMKFVSISDIIISAVPSEKFIIPTKYIPENSIVFDIAFEGNFEYPDVFDKIFKISPKWNLVKKGNRINDMTLHRLISNLFYLVNRKLPENDLRELKNFEKNIKKAGF; encoded by the coding sequence ATGGATTTCGAAAATAAATTATTCGATATCGCATATTTAATTCGTACTTTTGATGAGCCAATTTTTAAAAAAAATATCGAATTATACAAAAAAAATAATATTATACCTCAGTTAACCTGCATATTGACTTCTGATGATGCTGGAAGTATTTCTTATGCAAAAGGAATTAAGAATATCTGTAAAAAATACAATATAAATTTTGTTCTTGATAATGTTTCGAGTAAATTAGAATTGGAGAAAAAAATTATGTATTATAATAATGACAATAATACTCACGGTATTATTGTCATGTATCCTACTCCATTTAATATAAAAGATACCTATTTTATGAATTTAGTGTCCATCGAAAAAGATGTTGAGGGATTAAATCACGAATATATGGGGTATCTGGTTCAGCATGAATTTTATAGTGACAATGAGAATTTAAGAAAATTGGTTATACCTCCTACTGCGAAAGGAATATTATATGTATTAAAAAGAAATTATTTGGTTTATGAAAATCATTTTAAAATTAACGGAATATACCCAGATAATTTATTTGAAAATCCGTTCAAATTAGAAGGTAAAAAAATTGTAGTTATTAATGATTCTCTTGCTGTTGGAAGGTCTCTTGCTTTGATGATGTTAAATGAAAATGCAAGTGTTAGAGTTTGTCAAAAATATACAGATTATGAGGATATTATGAAATTTGTTTCTATTTCTGATATAATTATTTCTGCTGTTCCATCAGAAAAATTTATAATACCAACAAAATATATACCAGAAAATTCTATTGTTTTTGATATAGCTTTCGAAGGAAATTTTGAATATCCTGATGTTTTTGATAAAATTTTTAAAATTTCTCCAAAATGGAATTTGGTAAAAAAAGGTAATAGAATAAATGATATGACATTGCACAGACTAATTTCTAACCTATTTTATCTTGTAAACAGAAAATTGCCAGAAAATGATTTAAGAGAGTTAAAGAACTTTGAAAAAAATATTAAAAAGGCGGGGTTTTAA
- a CDS encoding DUF1292 domain-containing protein codes for MDRLEFFTITGEDGNEYNFMFVEELNIEGKKYWICYEAFREEDSEDIILGDTVAFKVNENNGELFLDAVEDDDELEKVEEEWKKIMDSVDIDENEDFIMLDDDK; via the coding sequence ATGGATAGATTGGAATTTTTCACAATTACAGGAGAAGATGGCAATGAATATAATTTTATGTTTGTGGAAGAATTAAATATCGAAGGCAAAAAATACTGGATCTGTTATGAAGCATTTAGAGAGGAAGATAGTGAAGATATTATCCTGGGAGATACTGTTGCTTTTAAGGTTAATGAAAATAACGGCGAGTTATTTTTAGATGCTGTTGAAGATGATGATGAACTGGAAAAGGTTGAAGAAGAATGGAAAAAAATCATGGACAGCGTTGATATTGATGAAAATGAAGACTTTATTATGCTTGATGATGATAAATAA